In Methanofastidiosum sp., the genomic window GCATAATAACTGGTGACAAGGAAACAATTAAGAAACTAAGGGAGTTCTTTTACAAGATGTGGGATCAGAGTGTCGAGGGGTACATAAAAGACTAGCTAACCTTTAGCAACTCCTATTGGCCTTAACTTTGCAACTTTCTTTGCAAGCCCTGCTTTGTCGCATACATCGACAACATTATGGATATCCTTGTATACATCTGGGGCCTCTTCAGCAACAACTTTGGGTGATGCTGCCTTAACATATATATTTTCTTTTTCAAGTTTTTTAATTATGTCTTCGCCCCTAAATTTCTTAATCGCAGCACTTCTTGAAAGGACTCTTCCTGCTCCATGACAAGTAGAACCAAATGTTTGACTAGCTGTTTTTGTTCCCACCATTATGTAAGATGCCGTACCCATATCTCCAGGGATTATAACTGGCTGACCAATATCTTCATACTCTTTTGGAAGTTCATCCCTTCCTTTCCAAAATGCCCTTGTTGCACCCTTTCTGTGAACGCAGTATTTCTTACCATTGTGCTTCTCGATTTTTGCAATGTTGTGAGCAACATCAAATAGAACGTCCAATCCCAAGTCTTCTGGATCCTCGCCAATTACGTTGCCTATTGATTCCCTTATCCAGTGAGTTATCATCTGCCTGTTCGCCCATGCAAAGTTGGCACCTGAACTCATGGCTTTGAAGTAGTCTTCCCCTTCTTTTGAATGGATTGGTGCACAGACAAGTTCTCTATCTGGTATTTTTATGTTGTATTTCTTATGCGCTCCTTCCATTGTTTGTATGTAGTCAGAACATATCTGATGGCCGCACCCCCTAGACCCAGTATGCATCATGAAACAAATCTGTCCTTCTTTAAGTCCAAATCCAGAAGCTGTTTTCTCATCATAAATTTCATCAATTACCTGCATTTCAAGAAAGTGATTGCCGCTACCAAGACTGCCTAACTGGGGCATTCCTCTCTTCTTTGCATTGTTACTGACCTTATTTGGGTCCCCGTCCATGCTGCCCTCACTTTCGATATGCTTTAGGTCCTTTTTCCAACCATAATCTTCTTCAATTGCCCATTTTGCTCCGACCATGAGTACTTCATCGAGATCCTTAGAGGACAATCTTACCTTACCTTGGGACCCAAGACCAGAAGGAACATTCTTGAACATGGAATCAATTATTTCTTTTCTTTCCTCAAATACGTCATCATGAGTCAAATTTGATTTTAGAAGCCTGACCCCACAATTTATATCATAACCCACTCCACCAGGAGAGATAATCCCATTTTCGTATTCCATTGCTGCAACTCCGCCGATGGGAAATCCATATCCCTGGTGACCGTCTGGCATGACAAAAGAGTAACCTTCAATTCCATTAAGACACGATACATTTTCTGCTTGTTTTATTGTCAGGTCTTCCTTCATTTTTGTGATAAGTTTGTCATCAGCATATATTCTAGCAGGTACTTTCATCTCACCCTTTTTTTCAATCTCATAAACGAACTCAGATACCTTTTTTAGTTCACCCATCTTCTCACCTTAATTTGTAATAATTCAATCTATATAAATATTTTCAAATCCAATACCATCTACTTCAAGTAGGTTGTCTTTCCACGAAAATTTATTATCACAAAATTTCTCCAATATTGAGATATTTGTCTCTAAATGCGAAGTGCTTTTTGTATAAATATAGGATTTTCCTTCTGCCAGTGCCATGTATGGGGCAATCTGGTCAGAGAGGTGACAATCAAATCCCTCTTTGTATTTTTCTAAAAAATTTTTTGCTCCTTCTTCTCCCACTTCTTCTGCCCTTTTCCCTTTTGCACCTAGTGCCCCATCTCCAATTACTGCAGTCTTATATTTAGAGTAAAGAAAAATCCCAGAGCCAATTCTCTGGCTAGAATCTTTTTCTACCTGAACTTTGATGCTAGGGGTGACACCTTCTTTGAAAACTACACCTCTTGCGGATTTTTTTTGTCGTTCAGTTACATTTTCAGGTAGGTTTGTTGAATATGAAATACCTTCAATTTTTGAGGATTTTTCAAATTTATCAATCTGAATAGCTTTTAATTTTTTAATAGGATTGACTTCTATTTCGACATTTCCCCCTCCTTCTGGGTAATATCCTCTTAAAACATTATTAATTACGATTTTATATCCCATTCTTTCAAGAGTTGGTATTGTAACTTCCCTTAAATAGTCAATCTGAGGGCTCCACTGCACATTTGTACCACCATGCACGCTAATCGTTGTCTTATTTTCTAAGAAGGGTAAGAAAATCATTAGTGATTGCAAGAGTAGTGTAATGCTACCTGCAGTTCCTATGTTTATCGTGGCTCTCCTTTTAAATTCATTTTTTGGAGTGAACTTTACTTCAGTTGAGCCAACAAAATTTCCTTCAACTACTGAACCTGTTAACTCTTCAATTGCAGATATAGTTTTCAGGTGCTGCGGTGCCAACCCCTCTCTGGCCCTGTTTTTCCTTATGTTGTAGATGTGAATGGGCGTGTCTGTTAAAATTGAAAGCGCTAGCGAAGTCCTTAATATCTGGCCACCGCCCTCACCGAAGCTACCATCTATTTCGAGCATATAACACACTTAATTTTCATATATAAAAACTTTAGACATAGTGGCTAAAATATGGGAGAGACCCATAAAGGAAGTAAAGCCCAAGGGAAAGTAAAAAAATCCCACAGGTAAAGAGTATGACCTCATAGACTCTAGCACTTATGAACTTCTTACCTTTCGAAACTGAAAATGAGAGAAATGAGTACCAAGAGAGGTCAGAAAACCAGTGACCAATAAATAACAAGAATACCCCCATAAAACCAATTGCAAGTCCCCTCATAACGAGCCCGTTGCCGACAGTAAACCACCAGATAAACATAGCAGGATTTAAAATTGTAAATATGAATCCTGTTTTCATGGGCATGAAGTAGTCATTTCGTATCTTGATATTTTCTATGTTTATTTCCTTCATGCTGTCCTCGGACATCTTCTCAAACTTCTTCCTTTCTCGTATTATCTGGGTCCCAAGATACGATAGGCTAATCCCTCCGATTAAACCTATCATAGCCCTTACAATGGGGATATTGATAACATAAGAGATTCCAAGTGAAAGCCCTATTATTATTGGTATCTCAACAAATAGGTGCCCAACACATATCATTGGGCCAGATAACGGGCCATACTTCAAAGTGTCCTTTAGTGTAGCCATGAACAGTGGCCCCGGAGCAATAGCCCCTGAAAGCCCAACCCCAAAACCGATAGAGAGAAGTAATAGGCCCTCCATGAAAAGAAGATGAAAAAATTCATTAAATGTCTTTTGATTAGAACAAAAATAATTATCCTTATATAGATTAAAAACTAATTAGTAACTGGGATAAAAATGAAGTATGAAGTATTTTATGGAAAGGGTATGGGCAAGGTAAAGAAAGAATACCCTGAGATCTATGAAGTTATAAAAAAACTGAATGAAGTGGTATACACCGGAAAGGTTCTTGATTATAAAACACAGAAACTTATTGCTATTGCAATAACTGCTAGCCACTGTGATGAAACTGCAACTGAAAAGCAGATGCGCTCTGCCATGAAAGAGCTAAAGATTACCCCAGAAGAGATTGCTGATGTTTTGAGGGTCGTTCTTTTGCTATCAGGACAGCCTGCCTTCACAAAGGGTATGAGAATACTAGATGAGATAACAAAAAAATAGGCAATCACGTGATTTCAGAGATTAAACTAAGAAAAGTCTCAGAACTTGTAATGACTGTAGGGTTATTTGTCACAGTCTTTGCATTTCTAGGATTTAACATACTTCCCTATCTTGGGATAGACTACATTCCGAGCCATCTTTTTGGATTATTCTTACTATTCCTTGGGCTTTTTATAAATCCAGATATTCTGTTCAATCTCAAAAAACCTAAAGTTATTGCCTTTTTGATTGGTATAGTTATAATCTACGCTTTGTTAGTTATTAGATACCTAGATTATATGTCAAAATTAGTATAAAAATTCCCAATTAAAGGATATTTTTTAATTTTTAATTTCTTTTATTGATTATCATAAATAATAATTGAAAATAAAAATATATTTTAATAATTTTATAATATATAGCATTTATTTGGAGAAAGGCTTATAAATTAGGTCCGGCGTATTCTGTAACATGAAGGTGGTTTCAATGAAAAAGATTGGAATTGCTCTGCTATCTATTGCAGTTTTATCTTTGATAGTTGCTGTACCTGTATTTAGTAATAATTATGTATATAATTTTGAAAAAGGTACTGCTGGATGGGAAGCTACAGGGATGTGGCACATCGTAAATGAAACGTCACAGTACAGAAACGCCAACAGTGGAGTTTCTAGTTTCTGGTATGGAAATGACCTTACAGGAAACTATGATTCTGGTACTGCTAACAGCGGTAGACTTGTATCCCCTCCGATAAATCTCAAAGATTCAACTAAGTCAACTTTGATATTTTGGTACCGGTACCAGACTGAGAATATGAGTAAACTATACGATCAGAGATTTGTCCAGATAAGGGAAGTCGGGAGGCCAAACTGGGAAGAACTAGACCAACTATCTGATGACCCAATGGAGCAGTGGCTTCAGAAAACTTATGACCTATCTAATTACAACGGCAAAGTAGTTGAGATTAGCTTTTATTTCGATATGAGCGATGAACTTGCTAACGACTACCGTGGCTGGTACATCGATGATGTCGAAATCCAAGTTGAAAAGAAATAATTTAATTTTCTATTTTATTTCTATTTTATAGTGCTTTACTTTTTTTGGTATTTCAAGGAATAAAATCCCTTTCTTGAATGTGGCAAGTACCTTCTCAGGTTCAGTTGAAAAAGGAAGATTAATATCTTTTTTGAAGCAGAATCCTTTTCTCGTTGGCGCAAATATCCTTACACAGTATTCTTCAGATGTTACGTCAATTTTTTCTTTCTCGACACAGGGCATGTCCAAAGTTACAAACAATGCTTCTTTGGTATCCCTAAACTCAGTAAGCGGCTCAATATTGCTACACCCACAGTTAATATGCCAGTAAGTCTGCCTAAACGAATTATTTGGGTTCTCCCTAACTATATAGTACCTTCTTATCATAAGATCTACCTATACATAGTCGGTACTTCAACTTTAGTCTCCCTCTGCATCGATGCATTTGTCTGGTCCATTAAGGCCCTATAATTAACCTTTAGATCTTCACCCTGTTCAACTAAATCTTTTACATCTATGTTCAAATCGAGGATTTTATTCAAGACCTTAAGAACTGAAGCGGCGGCCCCAGGGTCAGGGTAGCTTGGATAGCACTGGCCCAGTAATATAGATGAGCTTAAATTTAATTCCATTGAGTTCTTGATTATTAAGGCATAAAAACCTGAAACAAATCCTTCTTCTAAGATTTTGACACCCGAATCTTCCATTTTTTTAATTATCTCTTCTTTGTTGGATGTCCCAAATACTTCTGGCTCTTCTACATCTATCCTTTCCTGTAAAGGTGTTCCGCTAATAGAAATAATAAGTTCTGCACCCTTCTCTTTATACCATTCGGTGAGCCTCCTTGAAAGTATATACCCAGCTTTTGGATCAATTGGGATTTCTGATAGAATAGCTATGAAGTTGCCTTTCTGGAATATTCTGACGGGGTTTAGCACCTTTCTCTCGTGAACCACCATTACTGGGGCAAATAAATCAGATTTGATATACCCAACTTCTTCAAATTTTTGTTGTAATATCATGTGGCTTACTGCAATTGACCCTACAAGGCCCATATCTGGGACGCCCTCTATTATAATTGGATTATCTACATCAATTTTTTTAGTTTCAATAATAGTGATCTCTTCAGAAGCGTTCATTTTACTCACCTATTTCTTAGGGGCTTTATCAATTTAAATAAGTTTTTCTAATAAAAAATAAAATTTAATTTGATTTCTCTACGATTATCTTGCATTTTACAACTAGTGCTGCTATTGCACCAAGTGCAGCAAGCCATGGCGCGATTAATGCCCCAACTACACCTGCGGCCAGAGGTATATCAAGGAGTGTCTTATCACTTTCATCCTTAATAATAATCCTTGTTGCAATGCCTTCGTCGATAATCTTCTTTATCTCTTCTACCAAGTGATCTGAATCAACGAAAAATTCATCCCTCTGCGCCGTTGAAGCCCCACACTCTGGACAAAACTTTACTGTGTCAGGTATCTCTTTACTACAATTCTTACAGATCATTTTATCACCTTCTAGTTGAATGTAAATAACTATAAAATCTTTACTGCCAGATATTAATAAAAAATTTAAACTATGTTCTAATAATTTCCTTTCATGAAAGTAACTGTTTCAGAGGATCTGTCAAAATATTTTCCTGATCTCAAAGTATCAACGATTGAAGTTAGAAATCTAGATAATAAGAAGCTTGACGAAGAACTAGAAAAGGAAAAGAGGAAGATTGAAGCGAGTATTAGGGCCAATTCTAAAGAGTTTCTTGAATCAGATGTAATAAAAAAATACAACGAGTTTTTTAAGAAGTTTGGGAAGAAGTACCCAATTGAATATCAGATTAAATCTATAGTTGAGGGGAAAAGTTTCCCATCACAGTATACTGTTGTTGAGTCGATGTTCATGGCAGAACTAAAGAATATGTACCTCACAGCAGGGCATGACCTTGATCTGATTGATGGCAACTTGAATACAATTATAACTAAAGGTGACGAGGAGTATACCAATATTAGTGGAAAAGAGATGAAACTTAAATCAGAGGACATTATAACTAGAGATGGAACTGGAATTATATCTAGCGTATTATATGGGCCAGATAGAAGGACGATGATTACAGAGAAGACTAAAAACTACCTATTCTTTGCCTACTTCCCTTATGGTGAAGGGGATAGTAAAATAAAAAATCACTTTGAGGATATTCTAGAATATATCAAGATATTTAATACTAGGTTTGACAAATCAGATATTGAAATACATCATCTATGAGATTATTTGTTCCTATATTACCGTTCTCTTTTTGTACTCAACGTATTTCTGGCCAAAGACCTTCTCAAGGTCCTTTTCTTCAAGGTAAATCCAGAGTAGAATTAATGGGATCCATATAACATTAGATGCGAAAGTCAAAAGACGATTCAATAGCAACGGCGCGC contains:
- a CDS encoding carboxymuconolactone decarboxylase family protein; translated protein: MKYEVFYGKGMGKVKKEYPEIYEVIKKLNEVVYTGKVLDYKTQKLIAIAITASHCDETATEKQMRSAMKELKITPEEIADVLRVVLLLSGQPAFTKGMRILDEITKK
- a CDS encoding LysE family transporter, which produces MEGLLLLSIGFGVGLSGAIAPGPLFMATLKDTLKYGPLSGPMICVGHLFVEIPIIIGLSLGISYVINIPIVRAMIGLIGGISLSYLGTQIIRERKKFEKMSEDSMKEINIENIKIRNDYFMPMKTGFIFTILNPAMFIWWFTVGNGLVMRGLAIGFMGVFLLFIGHWFSDLSWYSFLSFSVSKGKKFISARVYEVILFTCGIFLLSLGLYFLYGSLPYFSHYV
- a CDS encoding RNA 3'-terminal phosphate cyclase, with translation MLEIDGSFGEGGGQILRTSLALSILTDTPIHIYNIRKNRAREGLAPQHLKTISAIEELTGSVVEGNFVGSTEVKFTPKNEFKRRATINIGTAGSITLLLQSLMIFLPFLENKTTISVHGGTNVQWSPQIDYLREVTIPTLERMGYKIVINNVLRGYYPEGGGNVEIEVNPIKKLKAIQIDKFEKSSKIEGISYSTNLPENVTERQKKSARGVVFKEGVTPSIKVQVEKDSSQRIGSGIFLYSKYKTAVIGDGALGAKGKRAEEVGEEGAKNFLEKYKEGFDCHLSDQIAPYMALAEGKSYIYTKSTSHLETNISILEKFCDNKFSWKDNLLEVDGIGFENIYID
- a CDS encoding DUF4342 domain-containing protein, whose protein sequence is MICKNCSKEIPDTVKFCPECGASTAQRDEFFVDSDHLVEEIKKIIDEGIATRIIIKDESDKTLLDIPLAAGVVGALIAPWLAALGAIAALVVKCKIIVEKSN
- a CDS encoding RtcB family protein; its protein translation is MGELKKVSEFVYEIEKKGEMKVPARIYADDKLITKMKEDLTIKQAENVSCLNGIEGYSFVMPDGHQGYGFPIGGVAAMEYENGIISPGGVGYDINCGVRLLKSNLTHDDVFEERKEIIDSMFKNVPSGLGSQGKVRLSSKDLDEVLMVGAKWAIEEDYGWKKDLKHIESEGSMDGDPNKVSNNAKKRGMPQLGSLGSGNHFLEMQVIDEIYDEKTASGFGLKEGQICFMMHTGSRGCGHQICSDYIQTMEGAHKKYNIKIPDRELVCAPIHSKEGEDYFKAMSSGANFAWANRQMITHWIRESIGNVIGEDPEDLGLDVLFDVAHNIAKIEKHNGKKYCVHRKGATRAFWKGRDELPKEYEDIGQPVIIPGDMGTASYIMVGTKTASQTFGSTCHGAGRVLSRSAAIKKFRGEDIIKKLEKENIYVKAASPKVVAEEAPDVYKDIHNVVDVCDKAGLAKKVAKLRPIGVAKG
- a CDS encoding proteasome assembly chaperone family protein, translating into MNASEEITIIETKKIDVDNPIIIEGVPDMGLVGSIAVSHMILQQKFEEVGYIKSDLFAPVMVVHERKVLNPVRIFQKGNFIAILSEIPIDPKAGYILSRRLTEWYKEKGAELIISISGTPLQERIDVEEPEVFGTSNKEEIIKKMEDSGVKILEEGFVSGFYALIIKNSMELNLSSSILLGQCYPSYPDPGAAASVLKVLNKILDLNIDVKDLVEQGEDLKVNYRALMDQTNASMQRETKVEVPTMYR
- a CDS encoding Hsp20/alpha crystallin family protein, with amino-acid sequence MIRRYYIVRENPNNSFRQTYWHINCGCSNIEPLTEFRDTKEALFVTLDMPCVEKEKIDVTSEEYCVRIFAPTRKGFCFKKDINLPFSTEPEKVLATFKKGILFLEIPKKVKHYKIEIK